Below is a genomic region from Sulfitobacter sp. OXR-159.
CTGCTGACGCTTTCCGCCTGTGCCTTGCCCCGCAACGGGCCACCACCACTGGGGACTGAGGCCGATATTTCGGCGCTGACCCGTGCCATTACAGAACTCTCGCCCAGTGTGGACCCGGCAGAGGCCGCCCGTGCAGCGCGGATCGCCTACCGTCATACCCATGAGCTGGCGATTGCCTATCAAATCACCGACCCGCCGCTGATTCATAACGTGAAGGTCAACAACGGCAGCAAACCACGGGGCCTGTGTTGGCATTGGGCAGAGGATCTGGAGAAACGGCTGCTGGCCGAAGGTTTCGCCACGCTCGACATGCACCGCGCCATCGCCAATGGCGACTCGCGGATACTGCTGGATCATTCGACGGCCATCATCTCGGCGGCGGGTGCCCAGATGGAGGCAGGGCTTGTACTTGATCCATGGCGGCAGGGCGGCGAGTTGTTCTGGTCGCCGGTCATGAGCGACCCGCGCTACGACTGGGAGCCGCGTGAAGAAGTGCTGCGGCGTAACGGGCGTGTCAGATATGTGCAGGCGGGGATGGAAGGGTAAGCCCACTCCGCGCGCCCTACCAATGGCCCACACGAAAAAGCCCCGCAATTTGCGGGGCTTTTGTTATTCTGCGGCTTTGGCGGTGTCGTTACCGTCGCCATCGCTGCCATTGTCCTGCGGCTGTGCCTCTGCCGCTTTCGGCTTGGGCTTGCGACGCGGAGCGCGTTTCGGCTTGGGCTTGCTCTCGGGCGTGTCGACCAGCGTGCTCTCTTCGCTGTTCGCCTCGGCCTCGGCTTGCTGCTGAGCGGGCTCTTGCTCGGGCTGTTTCTCCGCTTTTGGCTGATCGCCTTGCGGTTGGTTTCCCTGAGACTGATTGCCCTGAGGTTGATTTCCGCCCTGCTGCGCCTCGCGCTCCTGACGCTCTGCGCGCTCGCGATCCCGCTCAGCTTGGCGCTCACGGTTCTGGCGCTCTTGCTCTTCGCGGCGCTGATCCACCTCGCGCTGCGCTTCGCTCAGCAGACGCAGATAATGCTCGGCGTGCTGTTGAAAGTTCTCGGCCGCAACACGGTCATTGCTCAACTGTGCATCGCGGGCCAGCTGGTTGTATTTCTCGATAACCTGCTGCGGCGTGCCGCGCACCTTACCCTCGGGGCCGGAGCTGTCAAAAACACGGTTGACGACATTGCCGCCGCCACCTTGCGACGAGCGTTTGCGGTTATTCTTCGACCGGGAGCGTGATCTGGGAGAATTCATGGAATGATGTCAGCCTTGTGTGCTGTGTGTCGTTCACCGGGGGGTGCAAAGCACGTCTTGAACCCGGCCTAAGCGATATGTTGGGCATAGTGCCGCGCGGGACCGCCTATGGCATCCACCGCTGCAACACCCCTGACTAACCATGCCAGACAGGCTTGGGCAAGAAGAAACTGCCGTTTGGCCTGCCAAATGGCGGATTTTTCGCGATTTCACGCCGGTTTATCGGCTGAAACGACCCTTGGCCGCCCATCCAGATCATGTGCCAGCGTCACCCGTCCCCAGCCGGCGGCGGCAAAAATTTCCTGCACCGCTTCGCCTTGTTGCCAGCCGATTTCGACCATGACCCGGCCTTGGGGCGTGAGATAGCCCTGCGCCTCGGCAGCGATAATGCGATAGATGCTCAGCCCGTCCTGCCCATCGGTCAGCGCCATCTCAGGCTCGTGCTGACGCAATTCTGGAGAGACCGCCGCCATTTCATCGGCAGCCAGATAGGGTGGGTTCGACAAGATCAGATCAAAGCGCCCATCAACGGCGCTGAACCAATCGGATTGACGGATGTCGGCCCGTTCGGCCACCCCATGCTGCACCGCATTGGCGCTGGCCTGAAGGCAAGCGGCTTCGGAAAGGTCAACGCCCAGCCCCGTCGCGCGCGCCCTCTCGGCCAGCAGGGTGACGAGGATACAACCCGACCCGGTGCCAAGGTCCAGAATGCGGGTAAAATCATTGCCGAGGGCCAGATCAATCAGGGTTTCCGTCTCAGGTCGCGGGTCAAGCACATCGCGGCTGATCGCAAAGTCGCGGCCATAGAATGCCCGCCGTCCAATGAGTTGTGAGACCGGCACCCTCACGGCCCGCAGAGCGATGAGTTGCTCAAAGCGTTCGGCCACTTCGGGGGCGATTTCCTCGGGCGCGATCAGGGTCACGCGGGCGGCATCCACGGCGGCGGCATGGGCCAACAAAAGCCGCGCATCCCGCGCCGGATCGGGCACGCCCGCCGCCCGGAGCCGCCCGGCCGCGGCGGCCATGGCTTGGGCCGCGGTCTGGGGGCTCACCCCTCCATCTCCGACAGTTGCCGCGCTTGGGCGTCGGCGGTCAGCGCATCGACGATCTCATCCAGATCGCCCTGCATCACGGCCTCAAGCCGGTACAGAGTGAGGTTGATCCGGTGATCGGTCATCCGCCCTTGGGGGAAGTTGTAGGTCCGGATGCGCTCGGACCGGTCGCCCGTGCCCACCTGCGCCGCGCGGTCGGCGGACCGTGCGCTGTCGATCCGG
It encodes:
- the prmC gene encoding peptide chain release factor N(5)-glutamine methyltransferase, whose product is MSPQTAAQAMAAAAGRLRAAGVPDPARDARLLLAHAAAVDAARVTLIAPEEIAPEVAERFEQLIALRAVRVPVSQLIGRRAFYGRDFAISRDVLDPRPETETLIDLALGNDFTRILDLGTGSGCILVTLLAERARATGLGVDLSEAACLQASANAVQHGVAERADIRQSDWFSAVDGRFDLILSNPPYLAADEMAAVSPELRQHEPEMALTDGQDGLSIYRIIAAEAQGYLTPQGRVMVEIGWQQGEAVQEIFAAAGWGRVTLAHDLDGRPRVVSADKPA
- a CDS encoding DUF4167 domain-containing protein; the encoded protein is MNSPRSRSRSKNNRKRSSQGGGGNVVNRVFDSSGPEGKVRGTPQQVIEKYNQLARDAQLSNDRVAAENFQQHAEHYLRLLSEAQREVDQRREEQERQNRERQAERDRERAERQEREAQQGGNQPQGNQSQGNQPQGDQPKAEKQPEQEPAQQQAEAEANSEESTLVDTPESKPKPKRAPRRKPKPKAAEAQPQDNGSDGDGNDTAKAAE